The following nucleotide sequence is from Apium graveolens cultivar Ventura chromosome 4, ASM990537v1, whole genome shotgun sequence.
AAATTCCTCATCAACTGGTAGTCGGGTCGTAAGAATCTCAAGCAATATTACTCCATAGCTATATACATTTCCAGGAGCTGTTACTTGCATTGTATACGCATATTCTGAAAAGCAAACACTGAGTAAACTAATTAGCAGGAAACAAAAAAATTCAGATACAGAAAGAACCAATGAAGCAGGCAAGGTATAACTTAACAATACCTGGAGGGATATAGCCAAATGAACCTGCAACAGCACTAATACTTGCAGTACCTCTTGAAGGGTCTAAGAGCTTTGATATTTCAACCTCGCCAACCATAGCCTTTGAGCTGGAATCTAAAAGTACATTACCTGAGGAGATATCTAGGTGAATAACTGCCACGTGATGAAGGAATGCTAACCCTTCAGCCACTCCAGTGGCAATTCGTAGTCTTGCTGGCCAATCTGGTTTGTACTCTGGTTGCTTTGATGAATCATGAAGATACCGAGCCAATGTCCCATTTGGAAAGTACTCGTGCAACAGAAGAGCAACATCTTCATATATTACATAACCAATGGGTCTGATCAAATTATCATGAACGAGCCGACTTAACCTTTCAAGCTCTCTAATCATTTTGTTCTGGTATTGAATTATAGTCCTATCAACAGAGTTTAGTCTCTTTACCGATAAGGTCATCCCAGAAGGCATGTCTGCCTTGTAAATGGTGCTGAATGTCCCACTGCTGACCATATTTTCTTCTTTCATGGTTGCTTTAACTACAGCATCAAAGTCTATTGCTTGTTGTAGATTTTCAACAAAAACTTGTCCTGCTAAAATTTGTGGCGGATTTTTTATAATATCATCAGAAATTCCAGCATCTTTGGCTGCCTTTTCTTGTCTCTCCCTCATCATAAACAGCATAACAACAACACTTACTGATACAAAAACTGCCAAACCTGAACCAATAACGGTTAATACAGTCCTGTAAGAAACACTATGATGGTAGTAGCTCTGGTTAGCACCATTCGAGTTGCCGCAGGGAGAATTTAGTGGCTCACCACAAAGACCTTTATTGCCAGAAAAGCTTGAACTGTCGCTTTTCTGAAATGGCACAAATGTAGGTATTGGACCACTGAATTGATTGTTGGAGAAATTAACTTCTATCAAACTTATCATACCCTTAAGCAAAGCAGGTATACTGCCTGAAAGTTGGTTATTAGAAACATCTAAAGAAACTAGCTTATCTAGTCTTCCCAAGTCAGAAGGCAACTGACCACGGAGATGATTAAAACTTAAATTCATTGCTATCTGCAGGTTCTTGATATGACCAATCTCTGGAGGAATGTTTCCACTGAGATAATTACCACCAAACTGCAATTCAAGCAGCTTTGTGCAATTTCCTATCTCATGCGGTATCTCCCCTCGTATCGAATTTTGACTTAACAGCAAGTACTGCAATCTTGATGAGATGCAAATATCGTCCGGTATAGTGCCATTGATTCTGTTGCTGCTCAGATCGAGCTTATTAAGATTCCTTGACCAAAGAATTGATACTGGAATCTCTCCGAACAAACTATTTCCAGAAACTATCAATTCCTGCAGATTAGTAAGCCTGCCCAGCCCTGGAGGAATTCTTCCAGTAAGCCCGTTTGAAGCTAGATTTAATAGAGTGAGATTAGGACATTGAGAAAACTCCGGGACAATCTCCCCAGACAAATTGTTGTTATCTGCTTCAAAGTAAGTCAAGCCACTAATGTTTCCAATTGAAGCAGGAATACTCCCAATTAATAGATTGTTTCCGATCCTAATACTAGAAAGGTCCTTGCACTTGCCTATCAATTCAGGAACATTACCAGTCAACTTGTTTTGGGTCAGAACCAATATTTCAAGTTTCCCCATAACAAAAATGCTCTCAGGTATAGGGCCTTCAAGCTGGTTTGAGTGAAGGTTCAACACAGTAAGTCCCGAAACAGATCCTAACCTTTCTGGAATCCGACCAACTAACAGATTCTCATATGCAGTAAAAAGTCTAAGATTAGTCAAGTTTCCCACCCAATCAGGTATAGAACCAATAAACTTATTTATAAACAACTGCAGATCATGCAACTGCACTAGCCCCTCAAGCTCATCAGGTATATCTCCAGTAAGCAAATTATTAGAAAGATTCAAAGACTTCAAATTTCTAAGCCTACCCAACTCTGTAGGAACTGAACTTTCAAACTTGTTAAAAGATAAATCAAGAAACTCAAGCTCAGACAAAAGTCCAACTTTTGATGGTATTGACCCATGAAAGTTATTATAAGAAAGGTCAAGCCACTTTAACTCTTTCAGCTCAAAGATTATAGAGACATTACCTTGAAGCCCTTGATGAGAAAGATCAAGCCTTTCCACTTTGGAATTGTTTAATCCACAGCCAATTCCAGGCCATGAACAGTAATTGTCTGAGTTCTTGAAACCCCATTTAGACAAACCCAACTCTTTGCTAATTGCAAGCAATGTAGTCTCATCATCTTGAGAAACCACAAATGTAGACATTGATAGCAAACTAATTAGCATAACTATAAAAAAATCCATATAGGGTTACCCTTAAGCCCCCCTTCCCtccccccccccctctctctctccctcttccctcccccccccccctctctctctctctgtttcCCTGTGCTCCCTCCctcccccccccctctctctcccctTCCGTTtccctctccctccctccctctctcccccTATATATAAATACCTTGTCCTAATGATGAAAAACCCAATTAAATATCATTCTTATTATAACCAAAAATGGCACATTCAAGAAATTCTTGAAAATGAAGCAAACACAGCAAAAAAACAAGCCTTGATTTGGGGAAGAGAGCTGGGTTGTCTTTAGTACTCCTATATCATGGGTCAAAACTTAAAACAGCAGTTACCAAAAATAAAAAGAAGTGTACAAAAGAACAATCCCATGAAAATCTGGGTTTCAGCTGGTAAAAAAGATGACTCTTTTTTCTTTATATCACAGACACTAGTAGGCTCACACCTGAACTAAACAAACAAAAGAAGAGGTAAAAAAAAAAAAGGAGTACAGAGTTTAAGTGAGAGATGTTTTTTTTCCTTGTTGTGTTGATGAAAGCAAATTGAGTAAAGTACAATGTATGGACTAATGGAGTTTAGAAGAGTGTCACAGTGCTTGTTTATTCACAAGACATGAGCAGTGTAGTCTATGTAATATATCTACGACTGTACAAATACAAGGCCTTGGATTCTTTAAGTTCTAACTATTCCTTCTTTTTTTGTTAACATAAAAATTCACTTTAGATTTTTAATTAACACGATATGATACAATACGATACgaatttcttttattttattatttaaaatattagttaatattatattaaatcatttattttagttatatataataataactgTCAAAATTATAtgataataattatttttaatattaatatttgagATACATAAGTATTTGTGTTTTTCATAATTAACATTTTTTGGAAGGGAGTAAAAGAAGAGATAAGAAACGAAAgtataaatttgaaaaagtaCGTAGTGCACAAAACAGAGGTGCGAAATTCATAATTGAGGGACCTCGAGGTCGGCTTTAATATCAAGTACCTCACCCACTACCATTTCTTTAAACAAACCTACTCCTATTTTCTTTGTGTACGACAAAAGATCCCCATGGCCCCTTTATttttattcaattataaaatCAGGGCGGTTTCAGCTTGATAAAtgatttttataatatataatattattatgtTATGTCCAAAAATGGGTCTTACGGCGTTGTCTCGGCCTTGATAATCAACCTTCTTAGATGTCAGAAAATATCGTTCAAATATAAGAGTTTCGGGTCGTAACTTTGAACACTATTAATGATAATAAGGGAATATTTGGATTGTCATGTTTGATATGCAAAAGATTCGGACTGTCCAGTCTAATATATCTCTCAATACATGATATATTAAAGACGTCTACTATCGGTATATTCTTTATCAAACACGTTTACTAtcaatatattttttattaaagaCGCTGACTACAAAATGTGTATGTTCTTTACTAAAGTTGTGCTATTTTATAGATATTTCATCAaatatatcatctataaaagGAGTTTTTTTACTAAAAATGTCCACTATCAAAAATATTCTCCCCCAAAAGGGGCTCAAAGGAGTAAGCATGGGTTTTTCCAAATACCTAACCTAAAAATAAACAATTATGAAAGAGAATTATGCCCCATTCTGAATAACTGACCTCGACCAATTAGAAGGACCAAGAGCGTTGCTTTTTCGTGGATCTCAGGGCTAACTCTTTAATTATCATTCATTTCCCTACCGTTCAAGACAGTTCAAGACGAGGGCCGCTTCCAAACATCTAAAATTCGtgaatttgttttttttttatcATTTATTAGATATTCAATATTAATTTATTAGATAATACTTTAGTTTGAATATTTCGGAAATTTTTTGTGgaagtttttttattttataaaagatttGTTAATTGTGAAAATAAGtgtaaaaataaatttgaaaatcaaattttttttaataatttttttaataatttacttGAAAAGGTTCTAAAACTTTCAGGAGGAAGTTTtataattttctaataataatTATGGTTTTATGTGGTTATATATAAAGACCTTTAGGTTTGGTGTATAATTATTTAAATGCATTTTTAAAAGTGTTAACTGCGGTTTTTTTCGGTGACGTTATTTATGTTCCTGGAATTATGTAGAACTGACTCTATTACCCGTGCAAAGCACGAGTATACACTAGATTATTTGAATTGATGTTGTTTTAGCTCCCGTTTTTAACTGTATATATTCATTTGGTTGCTCGGTGGATGAATGATTTATTTGTTTATCTATATGAGGGGTATTTTTTGGGGTATGGTGGCATTGGTATAAGAAATGTTGTTCGATATTTAACATTAAGCAAAAAAAACATATGTAGAGATATTCCTTGCCACTGCttaagttttcttgaattttatttttgACGTAATAATTCTTACCCCTCTCTCGTTTAATATTTACAAATATACATTTTAAGACATGTTGTGCGCCTTCTGGTTGCATTTGATACAACAACCTTACAAAGATTATTCGTTTTAGTTAATATCATTCTTTCACATTGTGGCGTGTAGGGACAAACACCATATAAACTAACATGATCATGATTGTTTTATAAATACTATAAGCTAAAacttataaatatttcaaaataaataaacaaCATCACTTCAGAAAGAGAATGGTATATTAATTGGTCTAGGAAATAGAGTAAAATCAGATATACTTATTGATCCAATACTTAGACATAATATAATCTTTAGCTAATGCAGTAGATGAGCATACTTTATATATACATTAGTTAAATTCTACGGAGACCACTATTTTATCGGAGACCACCTATATTCTAcaatcaaaacactataaaatacattattttgtgaagtatattttacaaatatcactaattcattaaaattgttgaagatcTTTTAAGTTTGATAAGtagaatgtgtatgttctgcaagcTGAACAAATATTCTGCAAAATTAGACATGTTTCgtagaataaaatattttgtaatgttCTACATGCAGTAAATATAcgatattcaagattttgaataaaataatgatttgTACAGGACATGATTCACAAAATAATAAGTTTTGCAATGTTTTCATGcaatattttacttgcagaacataagtGGCCTCCAAGGTCTCTAACCAAAATGTGGTCTCCATAGAAtttaactaatatatatatataagtctatatatatatatatatttatttacttatatatat
It contains:
- the LOC141720460 gene encoding uncharacterized protein LOC141720460 isoform X1, translating into MDFFIVMLISLLSMSTFVVSQDDETTLLAISKELGLSKWGFKNSDNYCSWPGIGCGLNNSKVERLDLSHQGLQGNVSIIFELKELKWLDLSYNNFHGSIPSKVGLLSELEFLDLSFNKFESSVPTELGRLRNLKSLNLSNNLLTGDIPDELEGLVQLHDLQLFINKFIGSIPDWVGNLTNLRLFTAYENLLVGRIPERLGSVSGLTVLNLHSNQLEGPIPESIFVMGKLEILVLTQNKLTGNVPELIGKCKDLSSIRIGNNLLIGSIPASIGNISGLTYFEADNNNLSGEIVPEFSQCPNLTLLNLASNGLTGRIPPGLGRLTNLQELIVSGNSLFGEIPVSILWSRNLNKLDLSSNRINGTIPDDICISSRLQYLLLSQNSIRGEIPHEIGNCTKLLELQFGGNYLSGNIPPEIGHIKNLQIAMNLSFNHLRGQLPSDLGRLDKLVSLDVSNNQLSGSIPALLKGMISLIEVNFSNNQFSGPIPTFVPFQKSDSSSFSGNKGLCGEPLNSPCGNSNGANQSYYHHSVSYRTVLTVIGSGLAVFVSVSVVVMLFMMRERQEKAAKDAGISDDIIKNPPQILAGQVFVENLQQAIDFDAVVKATMKEENMVSSGTFSTIYKADMPSGMTLSVKRLNSVDRTIIQYQNKMIRELERLSRLVHDNLIRPIGYVIYEDVALLLHEYFPNGTLARYLHDSSKQPEYKPDWPARLRIATGVAEGLAFLHHVAVIHLDISSGNVLLDSSSKAMVGEVEISKLLDPSRGTASISAVAGSFGYIPPEYAYTMQVTAPGNVYSYGVILLEILTTRLPVDEEFGDGMDLVKWVQNAAARGETPEQILDSRLSTVSFAWRKEMLAALKIALLCTDITPAKRPKMKKVVELLKEVTDN
- the LOC141720460 gene encoding uncharacterized protein LOC141720460 isoform X2, which codes for MDFFIVMLISLLSMSTFVVSQDDETTLLAISKELGLSKWGFKNSDNYCSWPGIGCGLNNSKVERLDLSHQGLQGNVSIIFELKELKWLDLSYNNFHGSIPSKVGLLSELEFLDLSFNKFESSVPTELGRLRNLKSLNLSNNLLTGDIPDELEGLVQLHDLQLFINKFIGSIPDWVGNLTNLRLFTAYENLLVGRIPERLGSVSGLTVLNLHSNQLEGPIPESIFVMGKLEILVLTQNKLTGNVPELIGKCKDLSSIRIGNNLLIGSIPASIGNISGLTYFEADNNNLSGEIVPEFSQCPNLTLLNLASNGLTGRIPPGLGRLTNLQELIVSGNSLFGEIPVSILWSRNLNKLDLSSNRINGTIPDDICISSRLQYLLLSQNSIRGEIPHEIGNCTKLLELQFGGNYLSGNIPPEIGHIKNLQIAMNLSFNHLRGQLPSDLGRLDKLVSLDVSNNQLSGSIPALLKGMISLIEVNFSNNQFSGPIPTFVPFQKSDSSSFSGNKGLCGEPLNSPCGNSNGANQSYYHHSVSYRTVLTVIGSGLAVFVSVSVVVMLFMMRERQEKAAKDAGISDDIIKNPPQILAGQVFVENLQQAIDFDAVVKATMKEENMVSSGTFSTIYKADMPSGMTLSVKRLNSVDRTIIQYQNKMIRELERLSRLVHDNLIRPIGYVIYEDVALLLHEYFPNGTLARYLHDSSKQPEYKPDWPARLRIATGVAEGLAFLHHVAVIHLDISSGNVLLDSSSKAMVGEVEISKLLDPSRGTASISAVAGSFGYIPPVFAFQNMRIQCK